A region of the Dickeya chrysanthemi NCPPB 402 genome:
GTAGTCTTTGAGCCTCACAGGCTTAATCAATTCAGCTAATAAGGACGAATGGGATGAAAAATGTACTGGCAATGAGTATCGCTTTGGCGCTGGTTTCCTGGCAGGCATCGGCTCAAACTTTCGTGCTGACGGACGTTGAAAGCAGCACCGAGAAAGGCAACTGGCAGATCAGCAGCGATGCGCTGAAGATCAAGGATCAGCGCTTCAGCATCGAGCAGAAAGTGCTGCACGGCGGGCGTCAGGAAGGCAGTAAAATTCTCACCATCACCAGTCCGAACGGGCTGCAAATTACCCTCAGCCCGACGCGCGGCATGGATTTACTGCATGTCACCGGCAAAAACATCCGACTGGGCTGGGATTCCCCGGTGGATGAGGTGGTCAACCCGAATACCATCACACTGGAAGGCCGCAACGGGGTGGGCTGGCTGGAAGGTTTCAATGAAATGATGGTGCGCTGCGGCTATGAGTGGACCGGCCATCCGGTCACCAGCGACGGCATGATTTACACCCTGCACGGCCGCGCCGGCAATACGCCGGCGTCAAAAGTGATGGTGGATGTCAGCGATAAAGCGCCGTACACCATCACGGTGCGCGGTTTGCTGAAGGAAAACAGTTTTAAGAAATCCAACCTCGAAACCTGGACTGAACTGCGTTACGTGCCGGGCAGTGAGTCGTTTACCATTCATGACGTGCTGACCAATAAGTCGGATTACGCGCGCGACTACCAGATTATCTATCACAGCAACTTCGGCACCCCGATTCTGGAAGAGGGCGCGCGTTTCCTGGCACCGGTAAAAGAGATTTCGCCGTTCAATGACTACGCCAAAGCCGGTCTGAAAAGCTGGCAAACCTATAAAGGGCCGACCAAAGGCTTCGACGAGATGGTGTTTAACATGACGCCGTACGCGGATAAAGACGGTAAGACGCTGGCCGCGCTGGTGAATCGCGCCGGCGACAAAGGGGTGTCCATCGCCTTTGATACCCATCAGTTGCCGCTGCTGACGCTGTGGAAAAACACTGATACCCTGAAACAGGGCTACGTCACCGGCATCGAGCCAGGCACCAGCTACGCCTACCCAGTCACCATTGAACGCCAGCAAGGGCGGGTGAAGAAACTGCAACCCGGCCAAAGCACCATTTTCGAGCTGACCTACAGTCTGTTAAGCAGCCCGGCGGCGGTACAACAAACCGAGCAGAAAGTGAAAGCGATTCAGGGCGACCGCACTACCACGCTGACTGAGAAACCGATCGCGGTAGAGTAATCACATTGCTCTTCGCGTGAGAATCCTCCTTCCTGATTTCGGGAAGGAGGATGCGTCAATTAGCGCGCTGAATTACTTCAGCACGTCCGGATTAACGCAGTTTTCTTTAACGTTGCCGCTCAGGGCGGCGATCAGGTTATCCACCGCGCAGGCCGCCATGTTGTAGCGGGTTTCATGGGTGGCCGAGCCGATGTGCGGCAGCGCGACCACATTGGGCAACTTCAGCAGCGGTGAGTCCACCGATAGCGGCTCTTTCTCGAACACATCCAGACCGGCGGCGTGCAGAGTACCCTCAGTCAATGCCTCGATCAGCGCCTGTTCATCCACCACCGGGCCGCGACCGATGTTGATCAGAATGGCGCTGGATTTCATCTTCGCCAGTTGCGCTTTACCGATCAGGTGATGGGTTTCCGGCGTCAGCGGCAGGGTAATGCACAGAAAATCCGACTCCGCCAGCAGGGTATCGAGATCGCAGTGGCAGGCGTTGAAACGGGTGTCCGCCGCCTCATGACGTCGACGAGCGTGGTAGATAACCGGCATGCCGAAGCCAAAGTGCGCCCGTTGCGCCACCGCCAGACCGATGCGCCCCATCCCCAGAATGCCGATGGTTTTGTGGTGAACATCAATGCCGAACCACTCTTCACCGATGTTGCGCGTCCACTCACCGGCTTTCACCCGTTCGGCGGATTCCATCGCCCGGCGGGCAGTCATCAACATCAGCGTCAACACGGTATCCGCCACCGTTTCGGTTAGTACCGTTGGGGTATGCATCAGCAACGCTTTCTTCTCGTTCAGCGCAGCAAGGTCAATGTTGTCGTAACCCACCGACACGGTAGACACCGCCCGTAGTTTTGGCAGGTGAGACAGATAGTCCCGGCTGACGGTATGCCCGGCCCCGATCAACCCTTCGGTACGCGCCAATACCGGATGGTCGGCAGGCGGCAGGCCATCAAACATCGAGACGGTAAAGTGCTGTTCCAGCTTGTTGCGTAAATCGTCAGGGATGCTTTTGTAGAGAATCACTTCAGGTTTCATCAGTTCACTCCGGCTGATTAAGACGACGGTTGTGTTTAAACGCAGGTGATTCCGTTAGCTTTGCATATCGCGGCCAGGCTGTTGCCGTGCCATTGCCCAGAAAGATTTAGAGGGTTAAACCATCAGATATTGTTCGTGATTTCCTAACGGGGCACACTGCCTGCTTCAGGCATGATGGGCGACATGGACGGAGACTGCAAGTCAGGCGGCGCGCCCTCTGATGGGCCAGAAGGTGCGCTCCTGCTAAAAACCCTGGTATTGACTGGA
Encoded here:
- a CDS encoding aldose 1-epimerase family protein, with translation MKNVLAMSIALALVSWQASAQTFVLTDVESSTEKGNWQISSDALKIKDQRFSIEQKVLHGGRQEGSKILTITSPNGLQITLSPTRGMDLLHVTGKNIRLGWDSPVDEVVNPNTITLEGRNGVGWLEGFNEMMVRCGYEWTGHPVTSDGMIYTLHGRAGNTPASKVMVDVSDKAPYTITVRGLLKENSFKKSNLETWTELRYVPGSESFTIHDVLTNKSDYARDYQIIYHSNFGTPILEEGARFLAPVKEISPFNDYAKAGLKSWQTYKGPTKGFDEMVFNMTPYADKDGKTLAALVNRAGDKGVSIAFDTHQLPLLTLWKNTDTLKQGYVTGIEPGTSYAYPVTIERQQGRVKKLQPGQSTIFELTYSLLSSPAAVQQTEQKVKAIQGDRTTTLTEKPIAVE
- the ghrB gene encoding glyoxylate/hydroxypyruvate reductase GhrB → MKPEVILYKSIPDDLRNKLEQHFTVSMFDGLPPADHPVLARTEGLIGAGHTVSRDYLSHLPKLRAVSTVSVGYDNIDLAALNEKKALLMHTPTVLTETVADTVLTLMLMTARRAMESAERVKAGEWTRNIGEEWFGIDVHHKTIGILGMGRIGLAVAQRAHFGFGMPVIYHARRRHEAADTRFNACHCDLDTLLAESDFLCITLPLTPETHHLIGKAQLAKMKSSAILINIGRGPVVDEQALIEALTEGTLHAAGLDVFEKEPLSVDSPLLKLPNVVALPHIGSATHETRYNMAACAVDNLIAALSGNVKENCVNPDVLK